A genomic segment from Saprospiraceae bacterium encodes:
- a CDS encoding arylsulfatase, with product MKIKVFKTLRWALVPMVLFGSCSPKGPTTTEKHTRPNIILIMGDDIGYSDLGCYGAEIQTPNLDKLAAGGMRFKQFYNMAKCNPTRSTLITGLYQGNDQAISFVPLLRDAGYSAVISGKEHFDKWVPKDCYFAETFEKSLTFWATTEYFVPPSGKFERPFFLNGKEISADEIEAEITPKYKTDFITDYGLKWLNEMLEKDQPFFLFLPYHSAHYPLQARPEDIAKYRGKYKDGWEKTRQARFERMKAMGILDESVQLSPPEGNSNQFRGTSEKGWDDLRAKWPTYYPWASMTPQEQDDKDLEMAVFAAMVDRMDQNIGRVIRRVEEAGELENTLILFFTDNGSCPFDSNVDFDIPPGPAESYRCLSPPWANVGNTPFRLYKQNGHEGGANTHFIAHWPKVIQPNQIVDQLGQVADLFPTFLEVAGLEYPTAYKGKNTLPLDGQSLLPVFKGEQRPEPDYVISGNTEKFRMYRRGNWKIVRENGADWELYDMDKDKTELHNLAMELPDKLEEMVGLYESSAFLGR from the coding sequence ATGAAAATCAAGGTTTTCAAAACACTTCGCTGGGCTTTGGTGCCAATGGTGCTATTCGGTAGCTGTTCACCTAAAGGCCCGACGACAACAGAAAAACACACCCGCCCTAACATCATCCTGATCATGGGTGATGACATAGGCTATTCGGACCTCGGCTGCTACGGCGCAGAAATCCAGACGCCCAATCTTGATAAATTGGCAGCTGGCGGGATGCGTTTCAAGCAATTCTACAACATGGCTAAATGCAATCCTACTCGCTCTACACTTATAACGGGATTGTATCAAGGAAATGACCAGGCGATTTCCTTCGTTCCGCTGTTGAGAGATGCGGGGTATTCTGCTGTAATCAGCGGAAAGGAGCACTTTGATAAATGGGTACCTAAAGATTGCTATTTTGCCGAAACATTTGAGAAATCCCTTACCTTTTGGGCAACGACGGAATACTTCGTTCCCCCTTCAGGGAAATTTGAGCGTCCTTTTTTTCTGAATGGAAAAGAGATAAGTGCTGATGAAATTGAAGCCGAAATAACGCCAAAATACAAAACCGATTTCATCACTGATTATGGACTGAAATGGCTAAATGAAATGCTGGAAAAGGACCAGCCTTTTTTCCTTTTCTTGCCCTACCATTCGGCTCATTATCCATTGCAGGCCAGGCCAGAAGATATCGCTAAATACCGGGGTAAATACAAAGATGGTTGGGAAAAAACGAGACAAGCGCGATTCGAACGGATGAAAGCAATGGGAATACTGGATGAAAGTGTTCAATTATCTCCACCAGAAGGGAACTCCAATCAATTTCGAGGTACTTCCGAAAAAGGGTGGGATGACCTTCGGGCTAAATGGCCTACCTATTATCCTTGGGCGTCGATGACACCGCAGGAGCAAGATGATAAAGACCTGGAAATGGCCGTCTTTGCAGCGATGGTTGACCGCATGGATCAGAACATTGGCCGGGTGATTAGGCGGGTAGAGGAAGCCGGTGAGCTGGAAAATACCTTGATCCTGTTTTTTACCGATAATGGTTCTTGTCCTTTTGATAGCAACGTCGATTTTGACATCCCGCCTGGGCCAGCGGAGTCTTATCGTTGCCTTTCCCCGCCCTGGGCCAATGTTGGAAATACACCTTTTAGATTGTACAAACAAAACGGCCACGAAGGAGGGGCGAATACCCATTTCATCGCACACTGGCCCAAGGTGATTCAACCCAATCAGATTGTTGATCAATTGGGACAAGTGGCGGATTTATTCCCTACTTTTTTAGAAGTGGCAGGGCTTGAATACCCAACGGCATATAAGGGTAAAAATACCTTGCCTCTGGATGGCCAATCACTTTTGCCTGTCTTCAAAGGCGAACAGCGCCCCGAGCCCGACTATGTCATTTCTGGGAATACGGAGAAGTTTAGAATGTACCGAAGAGGCAATTGGAAAATTGTTCGGGAAAATGGCGCCGACTGGGAGTTGTACGATATGGATAAAGACAAAACGGAATTGCATAACCTGGCAATGGAATTGCCCGATAAATTAGAGGAAATGGTGGGGTTGTATGAATCTTCGGCTTTTTTGGGGAGATAG